The following is a genomic window from Niveispirillum cyanobacteriorum.
GTCGCTGCCGGTGATGACATCGCTGAACCGGGTGCCGGTCAGGTTCACCTGCTCAATGCTGGTCAGGGTATCGACCTCTCCACCCGTGACCGTGATCCGGTCGGTGGTGACGGTAATGGTCAGACCGTTATTGACGGTCGAAAGGTGGTCGAAAACCACCACATCGTTACCCGCCCCGCCATCCAGTGTATCATTGCCGGCCCCACCATTCAGCGTATCGTCATCCGCCGTACCGGTCAGACGGTCGGCATTGGCAGTACCCGTGAAGGTCCGGCCCGGTGCCGCCTGGGGATTGAGGGTCGTCATGATCAAAGCTCCTGAACTTCGATAACACCGGGGATGGACTTGAACGCCCCCCGGCTGGCGGCATTGATAGAAACGGCACCCGGAATGGCGATTTCCACTTCGCGGAGCGCGTCCAACTCCACGGCAAGCGTCACCTTGCCCCGGCCCGGCGGCAGGCGGCCAATGGTGGTCTTAATGGCCGAAACGGCATTCACGTCATCCAGCAGGATACGCAGGCCGGCGGCACTTTTCGCGACCTCATCCTCCAACGACAGCACACCGTGGCAGGTCAGTCGCATTTCCTCGCCATTTTTCTGTGCGTCGACCGACAACAACACGGCGCGGCCCGCCTCCAGCATCTCCCGGCTCTGCGCCAGGGTTTCGGCGAACAGCGTCACCTCGTAAACGCCGGACGCGTCAGACAGCGTTACGAAGGCAAAACGGTTCCCGCTTTTGGCTGTTCGTTCCTGTTTGGCAACAACAATACCGGCCAGTTTGAAACGGGTGGATTTCGCGTCCCGCATCAGACGCGGCAATTCGCTGAACTTCACCACCTTCATGCGGTTCATGGCGGGGCCGAAACTGTCTAGCGGGTGGGCCGACAGGTAGAAGCCAATGGCCTCAAACTCATGCCGCAGCCGTTCCAGCGGGTCCCAGTCCGGCACCTTGGGCAGGTCCGGGGCCTTCATGGCCTCCGACCCGCCAAACAGACTGGCCATGCCGCTTTCACGCTGCTGCGCCTCGGCCTGAGCGTAGCGGACCACCGTTTCCAGGCCTGCAAAAAGCTGCTGACGGTTGCGGTTCAAACTGTCAAAGGCGCCAGCGCAAACCAGTTTTTCCAGCATCCGCTTATTCAGGGCCGAACTGTCCACGCGCCTAGCGAAATCGAAAATGTCCTTGAAGGGGCCGTTGGTTGCCCGCTCCCGCACTACCATTTCCATGGCCTGCTGGCCCACGCCCTTCACGGCGGCCAGGGCATAGCGCACAGCCCGGCTGCCATCGGCCAGCTTTTCCACGCGAAAACGCGGCTCCGACGCGTTGACATCCGGCGGCAGCAGCCGGATGCCCAACCGCACCAGTTCCTGGCGGAACTGGTTCAACTTGTCGGTATTGCCCATATCATAGGTCATGGTGGCGGCCATGAACTCGACCGGGTAATTGGCCTTCATGAAGGCTGTCTGATAGGCGACCAGAGCATAGGCGGCGGCATGCGACTTGTTGAAGCCGTAGCCCGCGAACTTGTTCACCTGATCAAAGATCAGGCCCGACTGTTCCTCCGGCACGGCCAGCTTCTCTGCCGAACCAGCGATGAACTTGGCCCGCTCCTTCTCCATCTCCTCCTTGATCTTTTTACCCATGGCACGGCGCAGAAGGTCAGCGCCACCCAGTGAGTAACCGGCCAGGACCTGGGCGATCTGCATCACCTGTTCCTGATACACCATGATGCCAAAGGTTTCCTCCAGGATCGGCTGGAGGGCCGGGTGCATGTAGTCTGGCTCTTCCTGCTTGAACTTCACCTTGATGTATTTGGGGATATTGTCCATAGGGCCGGGTCGGTACAGCGACACCAGCGCGATGATGTCCTCGATCCGGTTGGGCTTCATGCGGCGCAGAACGTCGCGCATGCCCGAACTTTCCAGCTGAAAGATACCGGCACTCTCTGCCCGGCCCAGGATCGAATAGGATTTCGCATCCTCCATATCCAGGTCCAGCAGGTCCAGTTCCGGTCCCAGATCACGGACATGGTCGACCGCGGTCTTCAGAACCGTCAGCGTTTTCAGACCGAGGAAGTCGAACTTCACCAGACCGGCCAGTTCCACATATTTCATGTTGAACTGCGTGACCGGCATATCGGAACGCGGATCGCGGTACATAGGCACCAGCTGATCCAGCGGCCGGTCACCGATCACGACGCCGGCGGCGTGGGTGGAGGCGTGGCGATACAGCCCCTCCAGACGCAGCGCGATGGTCAGCAGACGGTCAACCGTCTCGTCTCCCCGCTTCATCTCCTGCAACTGTGGTTCGCCGTCTAGCGCCTGCTGCAAGGTGACGGGATTGGCCGGGTTATTGGGGATCAGTTTGCAGATACGGTCCACCTGACCATAGGGCATCTGCAAGGTGCGGCCCACGTCGCGCACGACCGCGCGGGCCTGCAATTTACCAAAGGTGATGATCTGCCCGACCTTGTCGTACCCGTATTTCTGCTGCACGTACTTGATCACCTCTTCACGGCGATCCTGGCAGAAATCGATATCGAAGTCGGGCATCGAAACGCGTTCCGGGTTCAGGAAGCGTTCGAACAGCAGGCCATAACGGATGGGATCAAGGTCGGTAATCAGCAGCGACCAGGCGACCAGGCTGCCTGCCCCCGACCCACGGCCCGGGCCTACGGGAATGCCATTATCCTTGGCCCATTTGATGAAGTCCGACACGATCAGGAAGTAGCCGGGGAACTTCATCTTGATGATGGTTTCCAGCTCGAAATCAAGGCGCGCCCGGTATTCCTTCTCGATCTTGTCCTTCTCGTCGGCCGCCATGCCACTGGTGAACACATACTTGTTCAGGCGGTAGGTCAGGCCATCATGGGCCTGGGCGCGCAGCTCATCCGGTTCCTCCCGCCCGTTGGCGCTGGCAAAAGGCGGCAGGATGGGGTTGACCTTGCGCGGCATGTAGGCGCAACGCTTGGCAATGACCACCGTATTATCGACCGCTTCCGGGATATCGGCGAACAGGTCGCGCATCTCCTGCGGTGACTTGAAATAATGGTGCGGGGAAACGCGGCGGCGATCCTCCTGCATCACGTAGGCGCCGTCGGCGATGCACAGAAGCACGTCGTGCGCCTCATACATGGAGGCGTCGGCATAATAGGCGTCGTTGGTGGCGACCAGCGGGATGTCGTGGGCATAGGCCAGATCAATCAGGTCGGCCTCAACCTTATCCTCAGCCTGGGCCAGCGGCCCCTCGACATGGCGCATCAACTCAATATAGAGCCGGCCCGGAAACAGGGTCTTCAGCCGTTCCATCAGATCCAGCGCATGCGGCTTCTGCCCGTCCAGCAGCAACCGGTTCAAGCCGCCGCCCACCCCGCCCGTCAGGCAGATCAGCCCGTCGGTCAGCCCCTCCATCTTCTCCAGCGATACCTGCGGCAGCAGGCCCGTCTCCGTCTCCATGAAGGCGACGGAAACCAGCCGCATCAGGTTGCGGTATCCCTGCTCGCTCTGCACCAGCAGGACCAGTTGATCGGCACCGGGGCCCAGGACACGGCCTGCCACCTTCTTCTGCGGCCCGAACGGCGTGATCCACATCTGGCAGCCGATGATAGGCTGAATGCCATCGTCCGACGCCGCCATGGCAAATTCCAGGGCGCCAAACAGGTTGCCTGTATCCGTAACACCCACGGCCGGATAGCCGTGCTTTTTGCACAGCTTCACCAGTTCCTTGGTCTTGATCGCCCCTTCGGCCAGCGAATAGGCGGAATGGACACGCAGGTGGATAAAACCGGGATCGGCGGACATGGGGTGGCAGGCTTCCGGCGGCGGGACAGGTGCTCGACCTTAGCGCGGATGGGTCGCGAATGGCGAGCCTGTCGGCGTTCATTACCTGTGATGTAATCGACAGGCCCCATAGCGCATGGGAAAAGGGCGTTGTCACGACCGCACAGGTGCCCCATGTCCAGCCCCGCCCGCCAGCCCGCACCCCGTCGCCGTATCAACAATGCCGAGGCTTTCGGCCCGCTGCTGAAGCGCTGGCGCGCCTCGCGGGGGTTGAGCCAACTGGATCTGGCGCTGAGTTGTAATACCAGCCAGCGGCATCTGTCCTTCCTGGAATCGGGGCGGTCGCGACCCTCACGCGGGATGGTGCTGCAACTGGCCACAGCCCTGTCCGTGCCGCTGCGTCACCAGAACGCGTTGATGCTGGCCGCCGGCTTCGCTCCCGCCTGGGACAGTTCACCCCTGGACGCCCCGGAAATGGCCCCGGTGAAGGCCGCCATCACCCATATGCTGGAAACGCAGTCACCCTTTCCTGCCGTCGTCGTGGACCGGCACTATAACCTGATCCAGGCCAATGCCGGGGCACAGCGCCTTCTGGGCTTCCTGGCCGGTCCCGCCATCGCCCAGATGCCCAACCCCAATCTTGTCCGCCTGCTGCTGTCGC
Proteins encoded in this region:
- the dnaE gene encoding DNA polymerase III subunit alpha, translated to MSADPGFIHLRVHSAYSLAEGAIKTKELVKLCKKHGYPAVGVTDTGNLFGALEFAMAASDDGIQPIIGCQMWITPFGPQKKVAGRVLGPGADQLVLLVQSEQGYRNLMRLVSVAFMETETGLLPQVSLEKMEGLTDGLICLTGGVGGGLNRLLLDGQKPHALDLMERLKTLFPGRLYIELMRHVEGPLAQAEDKVEADLIDLAYAHDIPLVATNDAYYADASMYEAHDVLLCIADGAYVMQEDRRRVSPHHYFKSPQEMRDLFADIPEAVDNTVVIAKRCAYMPRKVNPILPPFASANGREEPDELRAQAHDGLTYRLNKYVFTSGMAADEKDKIEKEYRARLDFELETIIKMKFPGYFLIVSDFIKWAKDNGIPVGPGRGSGAGSLVAWSLLITDLDPIRYGLLFERFLNPERVSMPDFDIDFCQDRREEVIKYVQQKYGYDKVGQIITFGKLQARAVVRDVGRTLQMPYGQVDRICKLIPNNPANPVTLQQALDGEPQLQEMKRGDETVDRLLTIALRLEGLYRHASTHAAGVVIGDRPLDQLVPMYRDPRSDMPVTQFNMKYVELAGLVKFDFLGLKTLTVLKTAVDHVRDLGPELDLLDLDMEDAKSYSILGRAESAGIFQLESSGMRDVLRRMKPNRIEDIIALVSLYRPGPMDNIPKYIKVKFKQEEPDYMHPALQPILEETFGIMVYQEQVMQIAQVLAGYSLGGADLLRRAMGKKIKEEMEKERAKFIAGSAEKLAVPEEQSGLIFDQVNKFAGYGFNKSHAAAYALVAYQTAFMKANYPVEFMAATMTYDMGNTDKLNQFRQELVRLGIRLLPPDVNASEPRFRVEKLADGSRAVRYALAAVKGVGQQAMEMVVRERATNGPFKDIFDFARRVDSSALNKRMLEKLVCAGAFDSLNRNRQQLFAGLETVVRYAQAEAQQRESGMASLFGGSEAMKAPDLPKVPDWDPLERLRHEFEAIGFYLSAHPLDSFGPAMNRMKVVKFSELPRLMRDAKSTRFKLAGIVVAKQERTAKSGNRFAFVTLSDASGVYEVTLFAETLAQSREMLEAGRAVLLSVDAQKNGEEMRLTCHGVLSLEDEVAKSAAGLRILLDDVNAVSAIKTTIGRLPPGRGKVTLAVELDALREVEIAIPGAVSINAASRGAFKSIPGVIEVQEL
- a CDS encoding helix-turn-helix domain-containing protein, giving the protein MSSPARQPAPRRRINNAEAFGPLLKRWRASRGLSQLDLALSCNTSQRHLSFLESGRSRPSRGMVLQLATALSVPLRHQNALMLAAGFAPAWDSSPLDAPEMAPVKAAITHMLETQSPFPAVVVDRHYNLIQANAGAQRLLGFLAGPAIAQMPNPNLVRLLLSPDMRGMVENWAEVAAWMVRRIKAEALLEDPVQAVGADPFADLLADPDLAALGAPFGDGLPDAPTLYTRFHKDGVRLSLFSIIAMVGTPLDAGLQNLRVELFYPADAATREWFSRP